TGTTTCATAATCGTTCTCATCGTGGCATGGTTACTCTCCTTTGAGACATGTTGAATGCAGACTTTTTGAGTACATGTAACTTCAATTGTTTGGTAGCCTATATTACTGAGACATGTTGTCCTAAGATTTTTTTGGTAGCCTGCATTGGTTAGGCTTACTAGGCTGAGACTATGTTTGGTAGCATGTATATGAGGTAGCCTGCATCAATGGAGTTTTTAGTGCCAATACAGCATTTGACCAATAATTTGACTATAGGTAAATATGAAAAACATATTTCTACACTAAAAATAATTTTGGTAATAAAACATCACCATTTCAACATGATCTCAACAACAAAAATAGTCAATTACAATAAGAAAAAATAGCGATGCTCCATCTGAAACTTTATAAGAAGCAACATATACATTGCAACATTAGCAATGCTTCATCTCTAAAGTTTCTAAAGGCATATATACATAGACATCCAATTCACCATGTCTAAATTCTATAAAAAGGCACATATACATAGATCAAACACTCAATTCAGCATGCTAAGCAAACTCTATTGAGCACATTCAACAAAACCaaagaacaaattagcaacattGTTCTGCATCTTGCCTATGGGAGGAAATGAGTTTAACATTCGTTGTGCCTACAGCTAGCTGACAAAATCAGAGAACATTTTAGCTGATAATGTTGTGTCTGCAACTAGCTATATGTGCGAGAGCTCGTCATGGAGCTGGGGCAAAGGAGGACATCATTGCGGAGCTTGGGCAGAGGTGGACGCCGGCAGGGCTCCACCCGGGCGACAACGAGGAGGGCGCTAGCAGGGTGGCGCTTCACAACCGACAGATAGGGCGTGTAGGTCGGGGCGCCTTTGCTGCTCGGTGCCCCTCGCCTTTGGCGTCAGTAAATGCAGGTGCTCCCCATGATACTGGCTCTTTCAGCGGATGAACTACGTTTTAACCGATTAGGAGCAAGGTTACTAGGTATTTATTCCAAGTAGTTCATTTGAAATCATTTCTCAAACGTATGAATTACtcactccatcccataatataagggcATCAATTTTTGTAACAATCAAATATATATATGTTTGACAAAGATTAATAATATATGAAAATATTTTTCATGATGGGTCTAAAGATACAAATTTGGTATTGTATATAtttggaatggaggaagtaataGTCATGCCAAGACATAGCGGCCAAAAGGGTTAGATCACTAACCAAGATCGTCAAGGACACAATAGTGTTTTAGTTTTTGAGTTGAGGACAACATAGTGTTGAATGGCAATTCTTGTCCATGTCATAGAGGTGAAACAAAAACGACAAACGAGTGAAGTGTTGATTCAACTTGATCGTGGCATCGAGGCATTTATCCTCCCGCCATAACGTTATGCGCCATAAGTGGTGTTTAGCCTATTGTGATGGAGAAGCTGTTTGAAAAGGTTGGCTTCTGTTTTTTGCTCTTGATCTAGATGATTGAATCATTTTGTTCTTGAACATATTGGGCGGAGAGCTCTTTGTAAGCACCTCAGGAGGTGAAATCCAGCCTTTGAAGACTTATTTGCACATTTGGCGACCAAAAATGTGAACAAGAGAGAAATATATGAGCTTCATGTGAGAGCTTGAAGTGTCATATTTTTGCCGAGCATCTAAATATTAAGACAAAATTGTCAAAACTACCACAATTACAGATCCGTTCTTCAAAAAAACTCTGACCTCAGTAAAAAAAACTGAAAGCACTAAACACTTGGTTGAGAGTCGTTTGATGTTGAATCTGACAGTTGGGGCCTGTTATTAATGGTGAGATGATAACTAAAACTTGCACCTTTATACTATGGCGTTAGGTTGCCATAGGGTCAATGCTTCAGAATTTATCTCCCTCTCTCATGCATTTTATCGAGTACCTTGTGCGCGCTCTGTGGGCGGCCACTGCCACGCCATGGAACTAACCGTAGATGAACAAAGTGTGTGTTGCGGTGTGAGTCTTGGTGAGCTCGTGCATGCAATAGGCAAAGGGGACACATTTGCGACATCCTGGAGTGGTTTGGGCGCTCGGGGTGACTGAAGAGCACGATAGCAGCGACCAACGGCCTTAGGCGTGGGATCAGTGGAGATCACGGGATGACAGTTGCACGGTGGCCTCGGCGACGCGGCAGGAGTGTGCGCCATCCATGGGCACGAATCACTGTCGCCCCTGAACCTGGTgagctaagagcatctctagtggaACGTGTAAATTTGGACGTGTATATCTTCATATACACGTCCATATACATCTTGCTAAATTATACATCTCCCAGTTTTCCAGTGGAACGTGTAAATTAGGACGTGTATATTCCAACGGCTATATTTTCAAACGGCTATATTTCCAACGGCTATATTTCCAACGGCCATATTTCCGATCTATATAAACCACCCCTACCACCTCTCTTCCAGCACACTTCTACCTGTGACTTCTCTTCTCACCTAGATTTCTCTATCGTTTGTCACGCAACACAACGAACACATCCACTTGGGACATGagttcttcgtcatcttcatctggCAACGATGAACTCATACTTGCAGCATTCGccgagcgggaggaggaagagaggaagaacggTCGACGCCATGGCGGTTCCAAGCATGGACGTCAGTCAATCGACCGAGGAAGAGATGCCGGATTTCTTCTTCTGTGGGACGACTACTTCAAAGAGGTTCCTCGCTTTCCCGAACATTTGTTTCGACGAAGGTTCGTAATTagtacacttctctgctttggtcctTTTTTCATTTCCCTGTCTCATTTAATTTTTATGCACAGATTTAGGATGTCGCGTACTTTGTTCAACCGCATAGCTGATGGTATATTTGagcatgactatgatgattattttacgcaaaaaagaagtgcttctggagCTCTTGGGTTACATCCTTTGCAAAAGATGACCGCGGCGATGCGGATACTAACATATGGAATAGCAGCCGATTATGTTGATGAGTACATCCGGTCCGCTGAGTCTACTAATTTAGAGTCTTGCAAGAAATTTGTGATCAAAATTTGTGAAGTTTTTGGGGAAAAGTACCTGAGATCTCCAAATGAAGAAGACATTGCTAGGTTACTTGCAATAGGGGAGGAAAGAGGATTTCCCGGTATGTTAGGGAGCATAGATTGCATGCACTGGGGGTGGAAAAATTGCCCCAAAAAATGGCATGGCATGTTTAAAGGCCATGTGAGCGAGCCCACTATGATCTTGGAAGCAGTTGCTTCACAAGatctttggatttggcatgcttatTTTGGTTTACCAGGGTCTCTGAATGATATAAATGTTCTTCAACGTTCTCCTGTTTTTACAAAGCTAGCCGAAGGCCAAACTCCTCCAGTGAATTATAGCATCAATGGCCATCAGTACACAATGGGGTATTACCTTGCAGATGGTATCTATCCACGATGGGCAACATTTGTGAAGAGCATACCAGCTCCAACTAGCAGAAAGCATAAAACTTTTGCCAAGAAGCAAGAGGGGGCTAGGAAAGATGTGGAACGAGCCTTTGGAGTTCTGCAATCCCGTTTTGCCATTGTTCGTGGACCGGCTAAAGGATGGAAACGTAAAGAAATCACTGATGTCATGAAAGCTTTCACTTTCTTCCCTATTTAAAATCTGCTGAAGGCAACCACAACATTTAGAGGTCTCTTTATTAATCGTTGTGTAACGGCAATTGATTGCATTAGCATTACGCTCCGGCCATGATGATTCCTTGTGTGTGTTGTAGTACTCTGAAATTCTATCCCAATAAGCATCCCGGTTTTGatctatcccaacaatatccaaacTTGTATTTGCCCATGCTGCTATGAGAACCTTGTCCTCATCACTAGACCAATTTTTGCCTTTGTTGGATTTTCCTTTCTCTGTTATTGCAGAATGATGCTGCGTTGATGGAGTTGTCTGCTCTCCAATTGGACTTTCTAGTTGTGTTTGCGTGTAACCAAAACCAAGGGTGTCCAAGAAGCTTTGGTCAGTATCCATCTGCAAGCAACCAATGCACAGCAATTTTAGACCACAATCTGGCATCAAATTGACAATTTTAGACCACAGCTATGCATCTCCCCTGCATCTCCTCCATCTCCCCTGCATCGCCTCCCCTGCATCTCCTCCACGGCTATGCATCTCCCCTGCATCTGCATCTCCTCCATCTCCCTGCATCTCCTCCACGGCTCTGCATCTCCCCTGCATCTGCATCTCCTCCATCTCCCTGCATCTCCTCCCNNNNNNNNNNCTCCGCCGCCCAGCCcccacgctgccccgccgcccctgcATCTCCCCCCTCCCCCACCACAGCTCCGCCGCCCAGCcccacgctgccccgccgccccacgccgccccgccgccgccagatcGGGCTGCAGGGCGTGCGGCCGCCGCCCCTCTGCTCCCGCTCGCGAGGAAGGGAAAATGGTTACCTTGGGCAGCGGCCGGAGAGGAGACGCGACGGCGACCTTGGACGGCGGCCGGAGAGGGGCGACGGCGACCTTCGGGAGGCGGCCGGAGAGGAACGGGAGCGGGAGCGGGTGTTTTTTTCGGTCGTGGGAGCGGGAGCGCGAGCCCACGAGCGTGGCTTGGTCGTGTTTACTCCCACGCCAGGTACGCTCGTGGTAGCGACGTctaaggatgcgtttggttgaaggtatcgtatgaatgggttgggaccgttcaaattttttgggattgaaccattcaattcatgtgtttggctgaatataaaTGNNNNNNNNNNcccgccgccccacgccgccccgccgccgccagatcGGGCTGCAGGGCGTGCGGCCGCCGCCCCTCTGCTCCCGCTCGCGAGGAAGGGAAAATGGTTACCTTGGGTAGCGGCCGGAGAGGAGACGCGACGGCGACCTTGGACGGCGGCCGGAGAGGGGCGACGGCGACCTTCGGGAGGCGGCCGGAGAGGAACGGGAGCAGGAGCGGGTGTTTTTTTCGGTCGTGGGAGCGGGAGCGCGAGCCCACGAGCGTGGCTCGGTCGTGTTTACTCCCACGCCAGGTACGCTCGTGGTAGCGACGTCTAAATGTGCACGAAGTGATACACGATCCACTGGGAAGGCTTTTTTGATCTTGATAGTGTAAATTTAGCATCCACCTCCATATACACCAtccactagagatgctctaagagagCCTCGAGCTCCGGTGCAATACTATGGTGGCCACCCTTCCCCCTGCTCTCCCATGTGCACCGAAGGCCTCTCCAGATGCGTGAGCCCCTGGAGTTTTGAACGTGCTTACCAACGAATGTTGTATGTCACATTCTTTGTACGCTTACTCATATGGGTGTGATGATTTCCTCTTCATCCGTGGCTAGGGGATCTATATCGTGCTCGTCGTTGTCGCAACCGAGATGACCGAGCCGTGGCCGCTCCTTGATGATTCTCTAGTGACTTGTAGACCACAGAGAATCCGCGACTGCTGACGCACCATACTTCTGGGCCATGTGCCGCCATGGCCGCAAAGTTGTGCACGCTCTCGTCTAACTCGTCCAAGTTGGACATGTTCCCGAATGGGAGGAGGCCGCTGCCCCCAGGACCAAATGGTTGATGTGCTGCTTGTTGGAGGAGAAGGGGCACATGGCCTGAGGAATCAGGACGGTGTCGCTGTTGTTCAGTTGTACTAGAAAGGAAATCCATTCATGGCTATGGCTATTTATGCTTTGTCCTGGTTGGAGAGAGAGGGCGCAGCAAGCGACCTGGGCGCCTATGTGTGATGCGTACCTAGGCTCCTGGTCGGGGGCTAAACAGGAGCAAAGTGGATGAAGGTGTGGgagagaggatgacaggtgggccctatgcCAACCTGTCATTTGAGTCAAATGGTGTGAGTTTTTTCTTTCCATGTCGTCACTTAAAGTGGGACCCATTCTTAATTTCTTGTCAAAACGAGCTCAACCGAGCGTTTTGTGCTTTTAGCAAAAAAAAACAACCTTTTCACACTGTTAACGATTCGATGGCTTTTTGAGAAGTCTCCCACAGCTGTGGTTTTTTGGCAATTTACTCATATAGTAAGATCGCCCCTCCTACTCTATCATTTCCCAGGCCTCTGGGTTGCACGCCCCATATGCCAACAGTTGGGTCGTGGCCCATGTAGACCCCTTTGGGTCATGCGGTTTGCTTTTGCACAAGCTGCATTGCATTCCTAGGTCCACCAATGATCTAAACTGATACAATTTATTAAAAGAGTAAGTGACTGAACAATTGTGTGCTCATGACATTATGGGACATGTCTTTCTCATAACTTTGTTCTATCTAGCATATTCAAAGCTCTTCGACTTTCCTATTTGATAACCACAAAATATTTTCTACCATATCAGCCGATTTATGGACAGTTGGCTTTACCAATTTACTCCACATGTTCTCTATATAAGTCAATCATAAATCTCTAACCCAACATACCTCTCCCTAGCCTTTTGTATAACACATGTGTCCCCTGCCGCCAAGTTTTGTTTATCCTTTGTGTTGGTACAACCACCCCACACTCCCTCATACATTGTGGCCTTTAGATCCAGCAGCAACACCGACCCTATACCACACCTCCTCGGCTCTTCCCCCTTGCCATCTTCTCATCGTTCTCTCTATCGCCTTCATCGTCTCTCTCGAATCAGTGTTAGATCTGGATCTGCCGCCTTCCCAAGAACTAATTCACCACCTATATCCACCACCGCCTTTCGTAGTGACCCTTCTTGTATACATGTCCTCACCTCTCTTTCCATCGCCAAGCAATCGACGCCTTAACCCTATTTTCTAGGCCTTATCGAATCTTACAACGAAAGTTTATCCTCACACAAAAAATGCCCTTGAGATGAAGGTAAAAGTGGTAATGAACAAATGGGAGTACAGAAAGCTTAGAAAATGTATTTAGCACTACGTGTGAATACTTTTCGTATACatgcttccattgttttgattTTGCAACTAAAATATGTTCCAATATTTGTGTTCCACAAATTTGTTTGAATGATATTTGTTGAGGAAGCATCATTACGATCAACCCGTGCATTTGGTTCGATTTTGAGAGGTCGCTCAACTTTCACATCTCCATACACAGTtgcatttctttcttcttctttttttattcatTGCTTGTGGATTTTGCATTCTATATGTATGTTTAGTTCTTCCTAGAAAATAATGAGGGCCTGAAGAGTTGTTTGGTTGATAAGGCATGGCGTCGAGTGTTGGACGCCACATTACTCCAGCCACAATGTAACAACTAATGTTGGATTTATTTATGAAAAATGGAAACTTCATTACCCCACCTTTTAGCGACTAGGATGCATACAACAGTATCTTTAAAAAACCGATAGACTTGGCAAAGAAAGAGCTTTTTACGAGTGAATACAACAAGAAGTTGAAAATGGAAAATGTGATGCACCATGTCCTAACAAATTCCTATTCTCATAGGATCATTACTTTCTAGTAAGAGAAGTCACCTAGAGGCTTACTTGGTAGCACCATGGACGGTCCATGGATTGTTGTCTATGCAGCTTTGGTTCGTCCTTGGCTCTGTATTACCAAAGTCTAGCATATACATCTatcatttattattattatttttagtaaGATATTACAACCATACAATGCAAGAAACAAGTTACCATAAAGGAAAACTATTTGGTGGAGTTGTCCATATTGTTTTGTTTGTTGGGTACCATAAAACAATTCTCGTGTTAAAATATGAATACAATCATGCTTGATCTAGTGCAATACCTCGATTCAACAATTCattttgtatgaaaacttgtttagaTACACTTCTTCCAGCATAGGCTAAATAGTTTTGGTTATCTGCTATGGACTTTGTTCATAATTGTAATGCGAACTTTCATAAGGTGTGTGGGTAATACCTTATTAATATAGTAGATATATTCCACTAAATTTTTAGCCCCATTCACATAAATTACGTTTCCTAATAGCTTTTACCCGCATGTAACAACttcctcatatttttcccacatATGAATCAAACCCTTCTAGTTTGATTTGTCTTGACTTGCGATTCCTACATTTATGCCCTCATGTAAAAATGTCTATATACTTGCAAGAGGACTTCACATATGAGTCCCACAGTGTTATGCTCCATCTACATGGCCACTCCTCACCTTGGCAGCGGCCTCCGTAGTGTGTGGATCGCCTCAGCTCATTGCAAAC
This portion of the Triticum dicoccoides isolate Atlit2015 ecotype Zavitan chromosome 7A, WEW_v2.0, whole genome shotgun sequence genome encodes:
- the LOC119333339 gene encoding uncharacterized protein LOC119333339 — its product is MAVPSMDVSQSTEEEMPDFFFCGTTTSKRFRMSRTLFNRIADGIFEHDYDDYFTQKRSASGALGLHPLQKMTAAMRILTYGIAADYVDEYIRSAESTNLESCKKFVIKICEVFGEKYLRSPNEEDIARLLAIGEERGFPGMLGSIDCMHWGWKNCPKKWHGSLNDINVLQRSPVFTKLAEGQTPPVNYSINGHQYTMGYYLADGIYPRWATFVKSIPAPTSRKHKTFAKKQEGARKDVERAFGVLQSRFAIVRGPAKGWKRKEITDVMKAFTFFPI